The Alkalihalophilus pseudofirmus nucleotide sequence TGAACTGCTGCTTATTATGAGGGAGCAATTTCACAACATCCCCCCTCCGTTGATTGGAGCGGAAGACACCGACTCCAGCGGGATGTGCGTGACCAGGGAGACCCCACAGGACAAATTGCACTGGACCCATAAAGTTGGACACTTTTTTAAGCAGCTTTTTGGGTACTGAGTCGATAAGCTACTGGACTTTTCCGGTTCAATCTTGATTTAATTCTCACATGGTTGTAGTAATAGATGTATTGTTCTAACTCTTCTTTGAAGTGTTCAATACTATCAAATTCGTTTAAATAAAGGAACTCCGATTTCAGGATTCCAAAAAAGTTTTCCATGACAGAATTATCGTGACAGTTGCCTTTTCGAGACATACTTTGTGTGATGTTATGTTCTTTCAGTTTCCTTACGTAAGGGGCCATTCGATAGTGCCAACCTTGATCAGAATGAATCAAGAGATCATCGCCTTTATTTAGGTGCTTTAACCCTTGGTCCAACATCGTATCGACCAAATCATACGTTGGTCTTGATTGGAGCGTATAGGTTATCAGTTCGCCGTTAAACAGGTCAAATAGTGGAGACAGATAGAGCTTCTGTCCAAACAATTTAAATTCCGTAATGTCTGTCACCCACTTTTGATTAGGCTTCTCGGCTCTAAAGTTACGGTTTAGGATGTTTGGAGCTGCTTTTCCAACTTCTCCTTTATATGATTTGTATTTTTTCATTCGTACAAGGCATTTAAGCCCTAGGTCTCTCATCATTCGAAGCACTTTCTTTTTGTTAATCGCATATCCCTTTTCCTGAAGGAGGTCTGTAATACGACGATAGCCATATCGACCAAAGTGCTTATGGTAAATGAATGCAATTCTTCTTTTCCATTTTCGATCAGGATCTGGCTGGCTCCATTTTTTAACAAGGTTATAGTAAGTGCTTCTAGGCATCTTGGCTATTTTCAACATT carries:
- a CDS encoding IS3 family transposase (programmed frameshift); this translates as MTTFTKEYKLQAAKRYLNEIISYRELANQVGVDDSTLRYWVMLVRYHGDQAFAFPYTNYSTAFKLKVIQFMTEENYSIREASAIFHIPVPCMLRRWKKKWETAGEDAFELREKGLSTMTVNQNKNKGNNSSNPSVEELKKELEYLRMENAYLKKLKGLSSGRTITNKIKAKVVYELRNEFPVSRMLKIAKMPRSTYYNLVKKWSQPDPDRKWKRRIAFIYHKHFGRYGYRRITDLLQEKGYAINKKKVLRMMRDLGLKCLVRMKKYKSYKGEVGKAAPNILNRNFRAEKPNQKWVTDITEFKLFGQKLYLSPLFDLFNGELITYTLQSRPTYDLVDTMLDQGLKHLNKGDDLLIHSDQGWHYRMAPYVRKLKEHNITQSMSRKGNCHDNSVMENFFGILKSEFLYLNEFDSIEHFKEELEQYIYYYNHVRIKSRLNRKSPVAYRLSTQKAA